The Candidatus Paceibacterota bacterium genome includes a region encoding these proteins:
- a CDS encoding substrate-binding domain-containing protein yields the protein MRPTVVRTWGKTRLPQRSSLVTQTATILKERIHAGEWHRWLPGEHELCAELQVARMTLRGALAQLERAGLVRAGQGKRREILTRRRRAAPGVSGRVLLLTPVPLSVLSHLHVYCANELREALEKVGFHFEIHAERGLYGHGSVANLERLLTQLRPAACVLVSSTEKMQLWFSRRRLPCVIWGTKYPGVELPSVDKAHRAVCRHAVGLFLARGHRRAVLLNPGSGAAGDLESEEGFREGAAQHKQENVEATIARHDGTVADICNVVAALLRRSPLPTALLVSRAAYVLTVMGYLMRRGLRLPEDVALISRDHEPFLDQMVPSVARYVISPHNMAHRTFTTVLETLQTGLVSTANYQIMPTFTEGETLGPGPAHPPVPPG from the coding sequence ATGCGACCGACTGTTGTACGGACGTGGGGCAAGACCCGCCTGCCACAAAGATCGTCCCTGGTGACACAGACGGCGACCATCCTCAAAGAGCGAATTCACGCGGGCGAATGGCATAGATGGCTGCCCGGGGAGCACGAGCTGTGCGCGGAGTTGCAGGTGGCTCGAATGACGCTGCGCGGGGCGTTGGCTCAGTTAGAGCGCGCCGGCCTGGTCCGGGCCGGCCAGGGCAAACGCCGCGAAATCCTGACGCGCCGGCGGCGAGCCGCGCCGGGGGTCAGCGGGCGGGTACTGCTCTTGACACCCGTGCCCCTGAGCGTGCTTTCCCACCTCCATGTCTATTGCGCCAACGAATTGCGCGAGGCGCTTGAGAAGGTCGGATTTCACTTTGAAATCCACGCCGAGCGGGGCCTGTACGGGCATGGCTCCGTCGCCAACCTCGAACGGTTGCTCACGCAACTCCGCCCGGCAGCCTGCGTCCTGGTGTCCTCGACAGAGAAGATGCAGCTCTGGTTCTCCCGGCGGCGTTTGCCCTGCGTGATCTGGGGAACCAAATACCCCGGTGTGGAGCTGCCTTCCGTGGATAAGGCCCACCGTGCGGTCTGCCGGCATGCCGTGGGCCTGTTCCTGGCCCGTGGCCACCGGCGTGCGGTCCTCCTGAATCCCGGTTCCGGCGCCGCCGGCGACCTCGAAAGCGAGGAAGGTTTCCGCGAAGGCGCCGCCCAGCACAAACAGGAGAATGTCGAAGCCACTATTGCCCGCCATGACGGCACGGTCGCCGATATCTGCAACGTCGTGGCGGCATTGCTGAGGCGGAGCCCCCTTCCAACCGCGCTGCTGGTTTCCCGCGCGGCATATGTGCTTACCGTCATGGGATACCTGATGCGGCGCGGCTTGCGCCTCCCGGAGGACGTCGCGCTGATCTCGCGCGATCACGAGCCTTTCCTGGACCAAATGGTGCCCAGCGTGGCCCGCTACGTGATCAGTCCCCACAATATGGCGCACCGCACCTTCACCACAGTGCTGGAGACCCTGCAAACCGGTTTGGTCAGCACGGCCAATTA